DNA from Salvelinus namaycush isolate Seneca chromosome 14, SaNama_1.0, whole genome shotgun sequence:
TaaagtgatgaatcacacttcaccatctggcagtccaactgacaaatctgggttggaaaatgccaggagaacgctacctgccccaattcatagtgccaactgtaaagtttggtggaggaggaataacagtctggggctgtttttcatggttcgggctaggccccttagatccagtgaagggaaatcttaacgctacagcatacaatgacattttagacgattctgtgcttccaactttgtggcaacagtttggggaaggctctttcccgtatcagcatgacaatgccccaatgcacaaagcgagatccgtacagaaatggtttgtcgagatcggtgtggaagagccCTGACAACCCcaacgaacacctttgggatacattgaaacgccgactgcgagccagccctaatcgcccaacctcattaatgttcttgtggctgaatggaagcaagtccccgcagcaacgttcaaacatctagtagaaagccttcccagaatagtggaggctgttatagcagcaaaagtgTATCAACTCCACATTAACTCCCATGATTTtggatgagatgttcgacaagcaggtgtccacattcttttggTATGTAGTGTACATTGAGGTTAAGGTGCGGGTTGTCGGCTTTAATTtgaaggtattttcatccatatcgggtgaacggttgagaaattaaagcactttttgtacatagtcccccccattTTAGAGAACCAAAAGTATTAGGACATTCACTTGTGTATTaaacagtcaaaagtttagtatttggtcccatattcctagcacacaatgattacatcaagctgtgactctacaaacttgttggccTCATTTGCAGTGTTTCAgtttattttgtgcccaatagaaatgaatggtaaataatgtatcgtCATTTGAGTCAGAGTAAAGAATATATTTTTCTGAACCCTTCTACATTGTGGATGCTACCATTGactacagataatcctgaatgagtgagaaagttagtgGCAAAAGATcataaccccaagacatgctgACCTCTCGCTATTTCTAATAacaggagaggttagcattttgtgTGGTGGGTGTATATTTATgcctaactttctcactcattcaTGGGCACACAATGTGAAACCAAACAAAAGTGCAAATGCATCCAAAAAATAGTCACAAGCCTGatatcattgcgtgctaggaatatgggactaaacttttgactactttaatgagTGAACTTTCCATGTTTGGTCCGCTAAAATGGGGGGGGCGGAGGGAAACGTATGAACATAAAGTCCTGTAATTTCCAAACGGTTCACCCGACATGGATGAAATTACCCTGAAATTAAAGCTGGCAGTCTGCACTTGAACCTCAGTCACTGTATAATTTTAGTACAGAGCCGAAACAAGATatgtcactgtccaaatacatttGGACCTCACTGTGTGTATCCACCTGTGAAGGAATTTAAGCACTTATTTGTCTACATTGGAACCAGTGTGATGGACTGTGTGTGTTATGCTCCGATGCTGTTGAGGTATAAAaagaaaaatctaaataaatgttttgtctgaTGTTCTCAGTGCCAAACCTATCCAGCACTCGACGGGTCCAAATGTGTCTTGCTGTTCAGTTCTACATGTCAAATTGTTAAtcgaataaaaaaataaatcatgTGTATTTAGATTAAATATCTACGTGTGACAAAAGATGTAAGTTGAACTATACTGCCAGAAAATCCTAAATGAGTGCCATTGCTTAACACCAGACTGCTCAATCTTAGTTATTAATTTTGAATACTGTGCTTAGCTTGCAGAGTACAGACTTGATTTTGTGCAGGGAAAAATGGAATGAAAGCACGTAAAAAAAACGGAACAATGTATTTATGCTTGCTTTaatgattaaaaaaatatttctTTGCAAGAAAGAGACGAGAACAAATCCCCCTCCAAGCCCTCCATGCAGGGCCAGAGGAAAACAAACAATAACGGCCACCATTTTCACACTGAACTGATGACAGGTGTGTCAAGATAAGATGAGGTAAATGTTTTGAGGAAAGAATAAAAAAAGGCACAATTTACAATCAACCGTGCCAAATAAATTCACAATATtaataattataacataataataattacatCAACATAACGGCATTAGAAAAAATATGCAACAAAAAATACATACCGATTTTATAATACAAGGCAACACTTCCTAAGGTTATGTACATGTCAAAGCCTGAAGTCCCACACCCTTGTTTCTCTCAAGTTCGGGGTGTGTTAGGTTAGTTAACAGTTTATACATGGAGCAGGTATGCTGAAGGTGGCACAGCATATAACATCAAACCACCAACACCGTGGCAACGTCAGAGAAAGCTCCTATCTGaccaccagacaggagacacacagTTTGGAGGGGCCGATGCAGTCGTCGTGGCAGAAGGCCCCGCAGCCCTGGCACATGATCATGGCCTTGAGGCGGCACGAGCACTTGAGCGCCACTTCCTCAGCGGCGCTGTCGGCGAACGCCTGGATGCTGAGTGTGGCGCTCTGGCTAGCGCTGTGGCGCTGACGCAGCTGCAGGACGCCGTCAGCGATGCTCCTCGAGAAGCCGCTGCCGTCCACCACAGACACGTTGGCCGTGTAGCTAAAACCGGGCACCGCCACGCCGCCCTGCTTAGGCAGCTTTCCGTAGAGctggaaagggagggagggggaagatgAGTAATGAGCTTTGCTCTGCGCCTCCTTCTTAGCCATGCGGGCTAAGGACATCTCCATGTTCAGCAGTCCTTCCATAGCCCCTCCTCCAGTCAGGTAACCGTCCATAGAGTTCACTGCCTCCTTTTTGGTGACCACCACACCTGGCCCACCGCCTGCCATGGGGCCAGAGGGGGAAGTTTTGGCAAGAGTTTGGCAAGAGGGCCGGGAGGTGACCTCGCTCTTCACAGGCGAGAGCTGCTGTTGGTGTGGAGGGTGGGGTTTGGAAGGGTGCCAGTTGATCTTGACAGTGGGGACAACGTCAGAGAGGCCGAGGTTGCTGTGCGGGGGCGATGGGGCATCCGGGGTGGTCCGCGGCTGAGTGAAGTTGTGGTGCCTCTCCGGAGACTCTTTGATGACGGCCGACTCCTGGGAGTTGCGTCTGGAGGAAGAGGACGAAGAAGAGAGGGATGTAATGACGGGCACGGCCCCGGGGGGCACGGCGCCAGCTGGCTGCTGGGAGAGATACTGCTGCATGGCCGTGGCCCGAGAGGAGGCCTCCTCCAGCAGGCAGGCCATGCGGGAGGGTACTGTGCCTGGGGGAGAGGACGCAAAGCTCCGGCCTGCTCCAGGGGAGCCTCCTCGGCCAGCAGGGGACTTCTGCTGGTTCTGAGAGGACAACTCGGGGACCAGTGACTCCATCGTACCAGACTCTGGGGGACCCCTGAAGCGAGTGCCTGGGATCCTGGTCTGCTGCTGCCGGCTGAGCTGGGACTGGGGGCCTGACTGAAGCCCCTCTGGCAGGCGGTTGATCTCCAGCTTGCTAGCCGAGTGCGTCTGCGGCAGGACTTTCTCCAGCGGGAGGCTGCCTTGGAGCAGCTGGGTGACCAGAGGGTTGTTGGCCTCCACTGTAGACACAGGCCGGGCTGAACTAGGGAGCCTCTTGCAGCTAGCGGTGGGAGAGGGATTCAACCCCAGCCTACAGTCCTCATCAGCCAAGCACCGGCTAGATGCTTTGTAGTCTTCCATGGGGTCTGTTTTGTGCCCCCTCTGGGCTTTGGGGTGTGGCGCAGCGATAGCTTGTTGGTCTGGGTGGGGAGTGCGTCCAGGATTCTGCGGCTTTTGTCCCGGCTGCATGAGGCTGGGCAGGCCGTTGGGGAAGCAGGGCTGGATGACCGTCTGGCTGTGGCCGTGCTGGTTGGACACATGGGCCTGGATGACCGGCTGCTGGTTCTGCTGTGAAGGGGGACTGCAGATCACAGGCTGGCCATGGGCCTTCTGAGACAGCCTTTGGAGGTGCTGGATGTTGCCGTTGCACTGAGCGGGCAGGTGGTGGCGCCATGTGCTCAGGTGGGGCTCCTCCTCCTGGCTCTCGTTCTCACAGTCGGAGGCCGTCTCCGTGGAGTCGCTGTGATGCCCTGCGTCGTCCTCTCTGACTGAGGGTGGGAGACGAGGGAGggaggctgtctctctctccctccccgggGGCTCCGACTGCTGCCTTTCGCCCTGGATGCGGCCCTCTCTAGCTGGGGTGGGGGGGTTCTCCTGTGGACCCACGTGGTGGGAACCATGCTGGAtgacaccccctcctccccccctggCCTGCTCGGTGCCAGCCAGGGACCTGATCACATCCACTCCCTGGGCCCCGAACCTGGGCAGAGAATCTGGGATGGAGGTGGGTGCCAAGGGAccgctttgggtcgttgtcctgtcaCAGTCGGCCCCCTCGCTTTGCCCTTGGAGGTGGCTGGACACAGACTCCAGCAGCTCTGCCTTGTCTGAGAGTCCGTTGGTGGTGCCTTTgactggtggtggtgttagtgtagCCCCTTCCTCCCCACTCAGCTCCCCCAGCCGCTCCTCCTGGGTGGGTAGGGGTGGAGTGGGGGTCTGCGGGGGCTCTGAAGAGGACAGGGAGGGGTTGGAGGAGGTAGACAGGGAGGGGGATGAGGCAGCTGTGTGgggggtggaggtagaggagggctcTACATTGGACAGCTGTAGTTGTGTTCCAGGCGGATGAGAGCCCGCAGGCGATCCCTGCTCCTCCacgcctcctgctcctcctcctcctcctggct
Protein-coding regions in this window:
- the LOC120059423 gene encoding polycomb group protein ASXL1-like isoform X1; translated protein: MKDKQKRKKERTWAEAARMVLENFSDAPMTPKQILHVIQTKGLKEMRSGTAPLACLVTMLHSQVRGDRVKNSIFFKLPGRMSLFTLKKNALQWTKSSTEAETADTTTQATASTATAGPTEGGEQESCDSMETIAASGENDASVDESSSSASCSTEPQTRLSRSGVSGQVRSEAQAQTRLSRSRQSGRQRKKAVMMPRVVLTPLKVNGDHVPSGAAGRRREGSRGGPGPTLRARPELASWKRPQHFKSIRGHHSGPMKRSRGGVEVDFETPGSILVNTNIRALINMRTFSAFPAQYQQQLLQLLPEVDRQVGPDGLARLSNSALNNEFFTHASQSWKERLAEGEFTHEMQVRFRQEMEKEKKVEAWKEKFFEEYHGQKSGLTREESLKLTMSEEADAAASVLESEVASVAAGTPKRRGVGRRRRDGRMRRRTRADLRRRARRTLCKTNSPAMQTTEQPEGTLTLDAVASVSAPSPVPEATMVQGEVVLQAESGLETPAQSASLEPTPCPSPVPTPLSVTVPEPEPEPTPTPSPASVSANDEPEVTARLLPEEPAPAIASTSSPSSSSSSSSSSSSPSSSPSSTSERQGAFTAGLDSSSSSSSSTAAATADPLDDGASVVTSVTGGTATSSQESSPAASPAPTPTAATSTQTKEQKRRPDETQAFSSFPEKRPRIEDRQSFRTTIDGVHTEKPQPTAEEPKVPPIRIQLSRIKPPWVKGPPTYQICPRIVPPGEGLRRTGTGARTLADIKARAQQARAQREAAAAVAATGDGPGPGGGRAGSGLPDRSSGRRTREHPGPIEPGGGGGAGGVEEQGSPAGSHPPGTQLQLSNVEPSSTSTPHTAASSPSLSTSSNPSLSSSEPPQTPTPPLPTQEERLGELSGEEGATLTPPPVKGTTNGLSDKAELLESVSSHLQGQSEGADCDRTTTQSGPLAPTSIPDSLPRFGAQGVDVIRSLAGTEQARGGGGGVIQHGSHHVGPQENPPTPAREGRIQGERQQSEPPGRERETASLPRLPPSVREDDAGHHSDSTETASDCENESQEEEPHLSTWRHHLPAQCNGNIQHLQRLSQKAHGQPVICSPPSQQNQQPVIQAHVSNQHGHSQTVIQPCFPNGLPSLMQPGQKPQNPGRTPHPDQQAIAAPHPKAQRGHKTDPMEDYKASSRCLADEDCRLGLNPSPTASCKRLPSSARPVSTVEANNPLVTQLLQGSLPLEKVLPQTHSASKLEINRLPEGLQSGPQSQLSRQQQTRIPGTRFRGPPESGTMESLVPELSSQNQQKSPAGRGGSPGAGRSFASSPPGTVPSRMACLLEEASSRATAMQQYLSQQPAGAVPPGAVPVITSLSSSSSSSRRNSQESAVIKESPERHHNFTQPRTTPDAPSPPHSNLGLSDVVPTVKINWHPSKPHPPHQQQLSPVKSEVTSRPSCQTLAKTSPSGPMAGGGPGVVVTKKEAVNSMDGYLTGGGAMEGLLNMEMSLARMAKKEAQSKAHYSSSPSLPFQLYGKLPKQGGVAVPGFSYTANVSVVDGSGFSRSIADGVLQLRQRHSASQSATLSIQAFADSAAEEVALKCSCRLKAMIMCQGCGAFCHDDCIGPSKLCVSCLVVR
- the LOC120059423 gene encoding polycomb group protein ASXL1-like isoform X2; translated protein: MKDKQKRKKERTWAEAARMVLENFSDAPMTPKQILHVIQTKGLKEMRSGTAPLACLVTMLHSQVRGDRVKNSIFFKLPGRMSLFTLKKNALQWTKSSTEAETADTTTQATASTATAGPTEGGEQESCDSMETIAASGENDASVDESSSSASCSTEPQTRLSRSGVSGQVRSEAQAQTRLSRSRQSGRQRKKAVMMPRVVLTPLKVNGDHVPSGPMKRSRGGVEVDFETPGSILVNTNIRALINMRTFSAFPAQYQQQLLQLLPEVDRQVGPDGLARLSNSALNNEFFTHASQSWKERLAEGEFTHEMQVRFRQEMEKEKKVEAWKEKFFEEYHGQKSGLTREESLKLTMSEEADAAASVLESEVASVAAGTPKRRGVGRRRRDGRMRRRTRADLRRRARRTLCKTNSPAMQTTEQPEGTLTLDAVASVSAPSPVPEATMVQGEVVLQAESGLETPAQSASLEPTPCPSPVPTPLSVTVPEPEPEPTPTPSPASVSANDEPEVTARLLPEEPAPAIASTSSPSSSSSSSSSSSSPSSSPSSTSERQGAFTAGLDSSSSSSSSTAAATADPLDDGASVVTSVTGGTATSSQESSPAASPAPTPTAATSTQTKEQKRRPDETQAFSSFPEKRPRIEDRQSFRTTIDGVHTEKPQPTAEEPKVPPIRIQLSRIKPPWVKGPPTYQICPRIVPPGEGLRRTGTGARTLADIKARAQQARAQREAAAAVAATGDGPGPGGGRAGSGLPDRSSGRRTREHPGPIEPGGGGGAGGVEEQGSPAGSHPPGTQLQLSNVEPSSTSTPHTAASSPSLSTSSNPSLSSSEPPQTPTPPLPTQEERLGELSGEEGATLTPPPVKGTTNGLSDKAELLESVSSHLQGQSEGADCDRTTTQSGPLAPTSIPDSLPRFGAQGVDVIRSLAGTEQARGGGGGVIQHGSHHVGPQENPPTPAREGRIQGERQQSEPPGRERETASLPRLPPSVREDDAGHHSDSTETASDCENESQEEEPHLSTWRHHLPAQCNGNIQHLQRLSQKAHGQPVICSPPSQQNQQPVIQAHVSNQHGHSQTVIQPCFPNGLPSLMQPGQKPQNPGRTPHPDQQAIAAPHPKAQRGHKTDPMEDYKASSRCLADEDCRLGLNPSPTASCKRLPSSARPVSTVEANNPLVTQLLQGSLPLEKVLPQTHSASKLEINRLPEGLQSGPQSQLSRQQQTRIPGTRFRGPPESGTMESLVPELSSQNQQKSPAGRGGSPGAGRSFASSPPGTVPSRMACLLEEASSRATAMQQYLSQQPAGAVPPGAVPVITSLSSSSSSSRRNSQESAVIKESPERHHNFTQPRTTPDAPSPPHSNLGLSDVVPTVKINWHPSKPHPPHQQQLSPVKSEVTSRPSCQTLAKTSPSGPMAGGGPGVVVTKKEAVNSMDGYLTGGGAMEGLLNMEMSLARMAKKEAQSKAHYSSSPSLPFQLYGKLPKQGGVAVPGFSYTANVSVVDGSGFSRSIADGVLQLRQRHSASQSATLSIQAFADSAAEEVALKCSCRLKAMIMCQGCGAFCHDDCIGPSKLCVSCLVVR